From Microtus pennsylvanicus isolate mMicPen1 chromosome 10, mMicPen1.hap1, whole genome shotgun sequence, one genomic window encodes:
- the LOC142858244 gene encoding large ribosomal subunit protein eL37: protein MTKGTSSFGKRRNKTHTLCRRCGSKAYHLQKSTCGKCGYPAKRKRKYNWSAKAKRRNTTGTGRMRHLKIVYRRFRHGFREGTTPKPKRAAVAASSSS from the coding sequence ATGACGAAAGGAACGTCATCCTTCGGAAAGCGTCGCAACAAGACGCACACGTTGTGCCGCCGCTGTGGCTCTAAGGCCTACCACCTTCAGAAGTCTACCTGTGGCAAATGCGGCTACCCTGCCAAGCGCAAGAGAAAGTATAACTGGAGTGCCAAGGCTAAGAGACGAAACACTACCGGGACTGGGCGGATGAGGCATCTAAAAATTGTCTACCGAAGATTCAGGCATGGATTCCGTGAAGGGACAACCCCTAAACCCAAGAGGGCAGCTGTTGCAGCATCCAGTTCATCTTGA